A part of Curtobacterium sp. MCLR17_036 genomic DNA contains:
- a CDS encoding GntR family transcriptional regulator, which produces MTRTVGGAESSAARLRTMIADGEFAPGAQLSEERLSDQLGVSRNTLREAFRLLARDRLVEHVFNRGVFVRRLSTADVVDLYAARRVLEQAAVHACDPSAPALADAAAAVAEARAAAATGDWRAVGTADIRFHAALVRAVPSERLWGLMDGLLAEMRLAFLTTDDPASFHAGFVERNEAIVDALRAGDRPGASALLEDYLDDAERALRSATGAG; this is translated from the coding sequence ATGACCCGAACCGTCGGCGGCGCCGAGTCCTCCGCGGCGCGACTGCGCACGATGATCGCGGACGGGGAGTTCGCCCCAGGAGCCCAGCTGTCCGAGGAACGGCTGAGCGACCAGCTCGGCGTCTCGCGCAACACCCTGCGCGAGGCCTTCCGGCTGCTCGCGCGGGACCGGCTCGTCGAGCACGTGTTCAACCGCGGGGTGTTCGTCCGCCGGCTGTCCACCGCCGACGTCGTCGACCTGTACGCCGCGCGGCGCGTGCTCGAGCAGGCGGCGGTCCACGCATGCGACCCGTCCGCTCCGGCGCTGGCCGACGCCGCCGCCGCGGTGGCCGAGGCACGCGCCGCGGCAGCCACCGGCGACTGGCGTGCGGTCGGCACGGCGGACATCCGGTTCCACGCCGCGCTCGTGCGGGCCGTGCCGAGCGAGCGCCTGTGGGGACTGATGGACGGACTGCTCGCCGAGATGCGGCTGGCGTTCCTGACGACCGACGACCCGGCGTCCTTCCACGCGGGCTTCGTCGAGCGGAACGAGGCGATCGTCGACGCGCTGCGCGCCGGCGACCGCCCGGGCGCGTCCGCGCTGCTCGAGGACTACCTCGACGACGCCGAGCGCGCGCTGCGGTCGGCCACGGGTGCGGGCTGA
- a CDS encoding biotin-dependent carboxyltransferase family protein, with the protein MSALTVTHVGYGVTTQDLGRPGFSDMGLGAAGAADRGSAALANRLVGNRPDAAVLEALLGSVALRADAYVVAATAGAACPVEIERADGSVRGAASHEVLLLAPGDTLRIGTASVGLRAYVAVLGGVAVDPVLGSRSWDSLARLGPPPLTVGDVLPVGDARVSWPNVDAVPQPAPRWPDEPVLLDVTVGPRDDWFTADRRATLTGQEFHVTADSDRVGVRTTAATPFERAVAHELPSEGVETGSLQVPPEGFPVLFLADHPVTGGYPVVAVLTPTAVDRAAQLRPGDRMRFRIVE; encoded by the coding sequence ATGAGCGCCCTCACCGTCACGCACGTCGGCTACGGCGTGACCACCCAGGACCTCGGCCGGCCCGGCTTCAGCGACATGGGGCTCGGCGCGGCGGGCGCCGCCGACCGCGGGTCCGCGGCGCTCGCGAACCGGCTGGTCGGCAACCGTCCCGACGCGGCCGTCCTGGAGGCACTGCTCGGCTCGGTCGCGCTCCGTGCGGACGCGTACGTGGTCGCCGCCACCGCCGGCGCGGCCTGCCCCGTCGAGATCGAGCGCGCGGACGGCAGCGTCCGGGGCGCGGCGTCGCACGAGGTCCTGCTCCTGGCGCCCGGCGACACCCTGCGCATCGGCACGGCGTCGGTCGGGCTGCGCGCCTACGTCGCGGTGCTCGGCGGCGTCGCGGTCGACCCGGTCCTCGGCAGCCGGTCGTGGGACTCCCTCGCCCGACTCGGCCCGCCACCCCTGACCGTCGGGGACGTGCTGCCCGTCGGTGACGCGCGGGTGTCCTGGCCGAACGTCGACGCCGTGCCGCAGCCGGCACCCCGCTGGCCCGACGAGCCCGTCCTGCTCGACGTCACCGTCGGTCCGCGCGACGACTGGTTCACCGCCGACCGTCGAGCGACCCTGACCGGCCAGGAGTTCCACGTCACCGCGGACAGCGACCGCGTGGGTGTCCGCACGACGGCGGCGACACCGTTCGAGCGCGCGGTCGCCCACGAGCTCCCGAGCGAGGGCGTCGAGACCGGCTCGTTGCAGGTACCGCCCGAGGGCTTCCCGGTGCTGTTCCTCGCCGACCACCCGGTCACCGGGGGCTACCCGGTCGTCGCGGTGCTGACCCCGACAGCCGTTGACCGTGCCGCGCAGCTGCGCCCGGGCGACCGGATGCGGTTCCGCATCGTCGAGTAG
- a CDS encoding DUF969 domain-containing protein, translated as MQSRLARMFVLIGVAVVIVGFALRVNALLVVTVAGIVTAAIGGIGPVGILTAFGDGFASSRSVTTFALVLPVIGLIERYGLQDQAKRLIAKLDKLTTGRLLAGYLAIRQVTAAVGLTSIGGPAQTVRPLVHPMAEGAALKKYGRIDERMREKIKGYSASSDTVGVFFGEDVFVAVGSILLITTFVDSTYGLALEPIDLALWAIPTGIAALLVHGTRLLLLDRRLDKMAADVSLAPGTEVPA; from the coding sequence ATGCAGTCCAGACTGGCCCGCATGTTCGTCCTCATCGGCGTCGCCGTCGTCATCGTCGGGTTCGCGTTGCGCGTCAACGCGCTCCTCGTCGTGACCGTCGCGGGCATCGTCACCGCGGCCATCGGCGGGATCGGTCCCGTCGGCATCCTCACCGCCTTCGGCGACGGCTTCGCGTCGAGTCGCTCGGTCACGACCTTCGCGCTCGTCCTGCCGGTCATCGGTCTGATCGAGCGCTACGGCCTGCAGGACCAGGCGAAGCGCCTCATCGCGAAGCTCGACAAGCTGACGACGGGGCGCCTGCTCGCCGGGTACCTCGCCATCCGGCAGGTCACGGCAGCGGTCGGCCTGACCAGCATCGGCGGCCCGGCGCAGACCGTGCGCCCACTCGTGCACCCGATGGCCGAGGGTGCGGCGCTCAAGAAGTACGGCCGGATCGACGAGCGCATGCGCGAGAAGATCAAGGGCTACTCGGCGTCGTCCGACACCGTCGGGGTCTTCTTCGGCGAGGACGTCTTCGTCGCGGTCGGATCGATCCTGCTCATCACGACCTTCGTCGACTCGACCTACGGGCTCGCGCTCGAACCGATCGACCTCGCACTCTGGGCCATCCCGACCGGCATCGCCGCCCTGCTCGTGCACGGCACCCGGCTGCTGCTGCTCGACCGACGGCTCGACAAGATGGCGGCCGACGTGTCGCTCGCCCCCGGCACGGAGGTCCCGGCGTGA
- a CDS encoding 5-oxoprolinase subunit PxpA, giving the protein MTTIDLNSDLGEGYGAWTTADDTAMLDVVSSANVACGAHAGDPVIMLATARAAAERGVAVGAHVAYRDLAGFGRRPVHVTPDELHADVVHQIGALAAAARVAGTAVTYVKPHGALYNTACADPVQAEAVVRAVADVDGSLAVLALPGSELLLAAERHGLRAVSEVFADRAYEPDGSLVSRSRPGAVLHDPDQVAARVLRMVTDGVATAVDGSDVPVRADSVCVHGDSPGAVAMARAVRALLTEHGIRITPFAR; this is encoded by the coding sequence GTGACGACGATCGACCTGAACAGCGACCTCGGTGAGGGCTACGGCGCCTGGACCACGGCCGACGACACCGCGATGCTCGACGTGGTGTCGAGCGCGAACGTCGCCTGTGGTGCCCACGCGGGTGATCCGGTGATCATGCTCGCCACCGCGCGGGCCGCCGCCGAGCGCGGGGTCGCCGTCGGCGCCCACGTCGCCTACCGCGACCTCGCGGGCTTCGGCCGCCGTCCGGTCCACGTCACGCCCGACGAACTCCACGCCGACGTCGTGCACCAGATCGGCGCACTCGCCGCCGCGGCACGGGTCGCCGGCACGGCCGTCACCTACGTCAAGCCGCACGGCGCGCTCTACAACACCGCGTGCGCCGACCCGGTGCAGGCCGAGGCCGTGGTCCGGGCGGTCGCCGACGTCGACGGGTCCCTCGCGGTGCTCGCGCTGCCGGGGTCCGAGCTGCTGCTCGCCGCCGAGCGCCACGGGCTCCGCGCGGTGAGCGAGGTCTTCGCCGACCGCGCCTACGAACCCGACGGGTCGCTCGTGTCGCGGAGCCGACCCGGCGCGGTGCTGCACGACCCGGACCAGGTCGCGGCGCGCGTGCTCCGCATGGTCACCGACGGGGTCGCGACCGCGGTCGACGGCTCCGACGTCCCGGTCCGCGCCGACTCGGTGTGCGTGCACGGCGACTCCCCCGGCGCGGTCGCGATGGCCCGGGCCGTCCGCGCGCTCCTCACCGAGCACGGCATCCGGATCACCCCGTTCGCGCGATGA
- a CDS encoding MBL fold metallo-hydrolase — MHQLLRGAARERRVFPANVFLYEDGDRRVLFDTGYAPLPWRTGPAGAAYRLLLPPHVPAGASAGAQVSDPGTVTHVVLSHLHPDHVGGLSAFPSAAVVVSEPVRRTLAAPRLRDGVLAGLLPDDLTRRLLVVPDDAFDQGAGPGGLRTADLFGDGSYRLVDLPGHAPGHLGAVIEGRVLLAADAAWGRDLLGQEHRIRPVPRAVADDHTAQRTTAARLLDAECSGVRLLFSHDHHRTDVDLLGADQVEADQVAADQLGVDQVGVDQHRTDARPPAEDDHEAGRADAHRSTDEGGPA; from the coding sequence GTGCACCAGCTCCTGCGCGGTGCCGCCCGTGAGCGCCGCGTGTTCCCGGCGAACGTGTTCCTGTACGAGGACGGCGACCGGCGGGTGCTGTTCGACACCGGGTACGCGCCGCTGCCGTGGCGTACCGGCCCGGCGGGCGCCGCCTACCGGCTCCTGCTGCCCCCGCACGTGCCGGCCGGGGCGTCGGCCGGTGCGCAGGTGTCCGACCCCGGCACGGTGACGCACGTGGTGCTGTCGCACCTGCACCCGGACCACGTCGGCGGCCTGTCCGCGTTCCCCTCGGCCGCCGTCGTCGTGTCGGAGCCGGTGCGCCGGACCCTGGCCGCACCGCGACTCCGCGACGGTGTCCTGGCGGGGCTGCTGCCCGACGACCTGACCCGACGGCTCCTGGTGGTGCCGGACGACGCCTTCGACCAGGGGGCCGGACCCGGCGGGCTGCGCACCGCCGACCTGTTCGGCGACGGCTCGTACCGACTGGTCGACCTGCCGGGCCACGCGCCCGGCCACCTCGGGGCCGTCATCGAGGGCCGCGTCCTCCTCGCCGCGGACGCCGCCTGGGGCCGCGACCTGCTCGGTCAGGAGCACCGCATCCGACCGGTGCCGCGCGCCGTCGCGGACGACCACACGGCGCAGCGCACGACGGCCGCACGGCTGCTCGACGCCGAATGCTCCGGGGTGCGGCTGCTCTTCAGCCACGACCACCACCGCACCGACGTCGACCTGCTCGGTGCTGATCAGGTCGAAGCTGATCAGGTCGCCGCCGACCAGCTCGGTGTCGACCAGGTCGGTGTCGACCAGCACCGCACCGACGCCCGCCCGCCGGCCGAGGACGACCACGAAGCCGGCCGCGCGGACGCGCACCGGAGCACCGACGAAGGGGGACCAGCATGA
- a CDS encoding antibiotic biosynthesis monooxygenase family protein, translating into MSITVLLEVRFQPEAAADAVETAVRQTLAQTASFPGNESLEVLVDDDDPTRMVVVESWTTAADHDAYVAWRATPEGSAAIGPLLAEAPVTRTFARTIPLG; encoded by the coding sequence ATGTCGATCACCGTCCTGCTCGAGGTCCGGTTCCAGCCCGAGGCCGCCGCCGATGCCGTCGAGACCGCCGTCCGGCAGACCCTCGCCCAGACGGCGTCGTTCCCGGGCAACGAGTCGCTCGAGGTCCTGGTGGACGACGACGACCCGACCCGCATGGTCGTCGTCGAGTCATGGACCACCGCGGCGGACCACGACGCCTACGTCGCCTGGCGCGCCACCCCCGAGGGATCGGCGGCCATCGGACCGCTGCTCGCCGAGGCGCCCGTCACCCGCACCTTCGCACGGACGATCCCGCTGGGCTGA
- a CDS encoding allophanate hydrolase subunit 1, with the protein MTAPDLRTAGRTALLATFDSLPDVVAFRTGLAAVPVPGLTEVVSGARTLLLRFDPATTDAARLRADLQRIAPVAAATAVDGAALVVPVVYDGEDLDAVTGLTGMSPDELVAWHTGQVWTSAFCGFAPGFSYLTGSQPPLDLPRRPASRTAVPSGSVALAGEFSAVYPRVSPGGWQLIGRTTVPMWSLDRDPPALAPAGTRVRFVEAGRA; encoded by the coding sequence ATGACCGCCCCCGACCTCCGGACCGCGGGACGGACCGCGCTCCTCGCGACGTTCGACTCCCTGCCCGACGTCGTCGCGTTCCGCACGGGGCTGGCAGCGGTCCCGGTCCCCGGTCTGACCGAGGTCGTGTCCGGCGCCCGGACGCTGCTGCTCCGGTTCGACCCCGCCACGACCGACGCCGCCCGCCTGCGGGCCGACCTGCAGCGGATCGCCCCGGTCGCCGCCGCGACCGCGGTCGACGGCGCCGCGCTCGTCGTCCCGGTGGTCTACGACGGCGAAGACCTCGACGCCGTCACCGGCCTGACCGGCATGTCCCCGGACGAGCTCGTCGCCTGGCACACCGGCCAGGTCTGGACGAGCGCGTTCTGCGGTTTCGCCCCCGGGTTCAGCTACCTGACCGGCTCGCAGCCCCCGCTCGACCTCCCCCGCCGCCCGGCTTCCCGCACCGCCGTACCGAGCGGGTCGGTGGCGCTGGCCGGTGAGTTCAGCGCCGTCTACCCGCGGGTCTCGCCCGGTGGGTGGCAGCTGATCGGACGCACCACGGTGCCGATGTGGTCCCTCGACCGCGACCCGCCGGCCCTCGCGCCGGCTGGTACACGAGTCCGCTTCGTCGAGGCGGGTCGGGCATGA
- a CDS encoding NAD-dependent epimerase/dehydratase family protein: MGENVLVTGATGFLGGHVVRDLRAHGHRVTAAGRRADALPDGPVFVGDLDDLGRSSVPADVVVHCAALSSPWGRWSEFEHANVTGTARVLQYARRVGARRIVHVSSPGVYAAPRDRLGIREHEVDPSRPMNHYIRSKLHAESLLRAARDVEVVVLRPRGIIGAGDPGLVPRLLRVHERVGVPLLRGGRGLVDLTAVENVALAVRLAIEVPEAAGLAVNVTNGDPRPFVDLLDQLLTGLGLPLRHRSLPAGAVYRAAGLLEAVCGVLPGRPEPPVTRYTVTTITHSQTLDITRAREVLGYEPIVGLDAALASYASAGRTATTPGSAGG; encoded by the coding sequence ATGGGGGAGAACGTGCTCGTCACGGGCGCCACCGGGTTCCTCGGCGGCCACGTCGTGCGGGACCTGCGGGCGCACGGACACCGGGTGACCGCGGCCGGTCGGCGCGCGGACGCGCTGCCCGACGGGCCGGTGTTCGTCGGGGACCTCGACGACCTCGGCCGCTCGTCCGTCCCCGCCGACGTCGTCGTGCACTGCGCGGCGCTCTCGTCGCCGTGGGGTCGGTGGTCCGAGTTCGAGCACGCGAACGTCACCGGGACCGCGCGGGTGCTGCAGTACGCGCGACGCGTCGGCGCGCGCCGCATCGTGCACGTCTCCTCGCCCGGCGTCTACGCCGCGCCGCGGGACCGCCTCGGCATCCGCGAGCACGAGGTCGACCCGAGCCGGCCGATGAACCACTACATCCGGTCGAAGCTGCACGCCGAGTCGCTGCTCCGCGCGGCACGGGACGTCGAGGTCGTGGTCCTCCGCCCCCGCGGCATCATCGGGGCCGGCGACCCGGGACTGGTGCCCCGCCTGCTGCGGGTGCACGAGCGCGTCGGGGTGCCGCTGCTGCGCGGCGGCCGGGGTCTCGTCGACCTGACCGCCGTCGAGAACGTCGCACTCGCCGTCCGGCTGGCGATCGAGGTACCCGAGGCCGCCGGGCTCGCCGTCAACGTGACGAACGGAGACCCACGGCCCTTCGTCGACCTGCTCGACCAGTTGCTCACCGGGCTCGGGCTGCCGCTGCGGCACCGGTCGCTGCCGGCCGGGGCCGTGTACCGCGCGGCGGGCCTGCTCGAGGCGGTCTGCGGTGTGCTGCCCGGGCGGCCCGAACCCCCGGTGACGCGCTACACCGTCACGACGATCACGCACTCGCAGACGCTCGACATCACCCGGGCGCGCGAGGTCCTGGGCTACGAGCCGATCGTCGGCCTCGACGCCGCCCTGGCCAGCTACGCGTCGGCCGGTCGCACGGCGACGACCCCTGGGAGCGCCGGTGGGTAG
- a CDS encoding glycoside hydrolase family 76 protein, with amino-acid sequence MLSSTRSTAVRGVRVTAAAIALGVAAVGVGVGAPQAADAATAPADAVWQQRASATYDAMQDALYTGSAGHGLYRENTDTSTGNPYSFLWEYREATQAALDLQGIDGAGAAYAHSAAARVDGFERYHAVAPGGRPGYESYLPAPLGTGGDVYYDDNAVVGLSFVSQYQATDDPAYLDRAEAAFDVAARSWNTDATLPCPGGSDWIDRPDNTVRAANVTGLTAQLAAHLYEETGEASYLRTSTKLYQWNNRCLRESAGLYRNSIGPDGTVDPTLWTYNSGAMIGTATILYRATDDPKYLRQAAAAAKASLRYWTAEDRLQQQPAVFNAFYVKDLLLLDSVQHDPAYRAAAEQWATATWRDNRDPATGLFHFQPSGGGDPDWSRPAATLDQAAMIQVFAVLAWSPDRLGEVS; translated from the coding sequence ATGCTCAGCTCGACACGAAGCACCGCCGTCCGCGGGGTGCGGGTCACGGCCGCCGCGATCGCCCTCGGGGTCGCCGCCGTCGGCGTCGGAGTCGGCGCCCCCCAGGCTGCCGACGCCGCGACCGCACCGGCGGACGCCGTCTGGCAGCAGCGCGCGAGCGCCACCTACGACGCCATGCAGGACGCCCTGTACACCGGCTCCGCAGGTCACGGCCTGTACCGGGAGAACACGGACACGAGCACCGGCAACCCGTACTCGTTCCTCTGGGAGTACCGCGAGGCCACGCAGGCCGCGCTCGACCTGCAGGGCATCGACGGTGCCGGCGCCGCCTACGCGCACTCCGCCGCTGCACGGGTGGACGGCTTCGAGCGGTACCACGCGGTCGCCCCGGGAGGCCGCCCCGGCTACGAGTCGTACCTGCCCGCACCGCTCGGCACCGGCGGTGACGTCTACTACGACGACAACGCCGTCGTCGGCCTCTCCTTCGTCAGCCAGTACCAGGCCACCGACGACCCGGCGTACCTCGACCGCGCCGAGGCCGCCTTCGACGTCGCTGCTCGCAGCTGGAACACCGACGCGACGCTGCCCTGCCCCGGCGGATCCGACTGGATCGACCGACCGGACAACACGGTCCGCGCTGCGAACGTCACCGGGCTCACGGCACAGCTCGCCGCGCACCTGTACGAGGAGACCGGCGAGGCGTCCTACCTGCGCACGAGCACGAAGCTGTACCAGTGGAACAACCGCTGCCTGCGCGAGTCCGCCGGCCTGTACCGGAACAGCATCGGCCCCGACGGCACCGTCGACCCGACGCTGTGGACCTACAACTCCGGCGCGATGATCGGGACGGCCACGATCCTGTACCGCGCCACCGACGACCCGAAGTACCTGCGCCAGGCAGCCGCGGCCGCCAAGGCGTCGCTGCGGTACTGGACGGCGGAGGACCGCCTGCAGCAGCAGCCGGCCGTCTTCAACGCGTTCTACGTCAAGGACCTGCTGCTGCTCGACTCCGTGCAGCACGATCCCGCGTACCGCGCCGCCGCCGAGCAGTGGGCGACCGCCACCTGGCGCGACAACCGCGACCCGGCGACTGGGCTGTTCCACTTCCAGCCGAGCGGCGGCGGCGATCCGGACTGGTCGCGCCCGGCCGCGACGCTCGACCAGGCCGCGATGATCCAGGTCTTCGCCGTCCTCGCGTGGTCGCCCGACCGGCTCGGCGAGGTCAGTTGA
- a CDS encoding glycosyltransferase: MRIALVTDYYLPTLGGVQTAVRALAETLTAAGHEVTVFCPLTTPSTAPGVVGLPVSPVFRPDGYPFAWSPRRLRGLLRREFAARGIEVVHTHSEMFAALGGVRAAHDLGLPVVHTMHGRIDVYTRNVLPLPAVTTVLLAALHGRQISHAGIRVAGDRPYTRTRTGRRMWRVMLAQSRASTHVVVPSGHFAQKLVDQGVRTPVTVLTNGIETSVLDAIGAVPARTLRADEPLRILWVGRLSPEKRPDVLVRAAHAFPPGVQVDVHGDGVARADVARAAEGAAVTLHGSTPHDGVLDAMRSAHLLVSSSFDFDNQPMVMLEAIATGLPVLYCDPDLAEVVPEGGGFLAPTPDAAGLAAVVGRLRADPDAVTRASEAVLADRGRVAQPTAAVVDVYEQAVAAVRDEGASPPTGRRPLPG, from the coding sequence GTGCGGATCGCCCTCGTCACCGACTACTACCTGCCGACGCTCGGCGGCGTCCAGACCGCGGTGCGCGCGCTCGCGGAGACCCTCACCGCGGCCGGACACGAGGTGACGGTGTTCTGCCCGCTCACCACGCCGTCGACGGCCCCCGGTGTCGTGGGGCTGCCGGTCTCCCCCGTCTTCCGCCCGGACGGCTACCCCTTCGCGTGGTCGCCGCGACGACTCCGTGGGCTGCTCCGTCGCGAGTTCGCCGCCCGCGGCATCGAGGTCGTGCACACCCACTCCGAGATGTTCGCGGCGCTCGGCGGCGTCCGGGCCGCCCACGACCTCGGGCTGCCGGTCGTGCACACCATGCACGGGCGGATCGACGTCTACACGCGGAACGTGCTGCCGCTCCCCGCGGTCACCACCGTCCTGCTCGCCGCCCTGCACGGTCGACAGATCAGCCACGCCGGCATCCGGGTGGCCGGTGACCGGCCGTACACGAGGACACGCACCGGCCGGCGCATGTGGAGGGTCATGCTCGCGCAGTCCCGGGCGTCCACGCACGTCGTCGTGCCGTCCGGGCACTTCGCGCAGAAGCTCGTCGACCAGGGCGTCCGCACGCCGGTGACGGTGCTGACCAACGGCATCGAGACGAGCGTGCTCGATGCGATCGGCGCAGTGCCGGCCCGGACCCTGCGCGCCGACGAACCCCTGCGGATCCTCTGGGTCGGGCGGCTCTCACCCGAGAAACGTCCGGACGTGCTCGTCCGGGCGGCGCACGCGTTCCCGCCGGGGGTGCAGGTCGACGTGCACGGCGACGGGGTGGCCCGCGCCGACGTCGCCCGAGCCGCGGAGGGCGCAGCGGTGACCCTGCACGGCTCGACACCGCACGACGGGGTGCTCGACGCCATGCGATCGGCGCACCTGCTGGTGTCGAGCTCGTTCGACTTCGACAACCAGCCGATGGTGATGCTCGAGGCGATCGCGACCGGACTGCCGGTGCTCTACTGCGACCCCGACCTGGCCGAGGTCGTGCCGGAGGGCGGCGGCTTCCTCGCCCCGACCCCGGACGCAGCCGGCCTCGCCGCCGTGGTCGGTCGGCTCCGCGCCGACCCGGATGCGGTCACCCGCGCGAGCGAGGCGGTGCTCGCCGACCGCGGTCGCGTCGCGCAGCCCACCGCGGCCGTGGTCGACGTGTACGAGCAGGCCGTGGCGGCTGTGCGCGACGAGGGGGCGTCGCCGCCTACTGGTCGCCGTCCTCTTCCTGGTTGA
- a CDS encoding DUF2891 domain-containing protein, with protein sequence MSRSDATPIDLTRAAWADRFAAVAAENTTREYPYAAHHTTSGPDDRALPVELHPAFATSYDWHSSVHMHWLATRLVAHGLSDGLEARLTSILQAHLTTDHLATEAAYLRGTPHYERPYGWAWLARLAAEVSASEVPAIRQLAPGFAPVVDVLEDLVTRWVDGAAHPVRHGVHSNSAFGLLLVLEAARSLGRDALASTVERATREWFGDDAGWPFAWERSGHDFLSAGLAEADLVRAVLPADEFATWAQAFFAEVQPGDAILRSTVVRDENDPQQVHLFGLDLSRAGAARRIADALRADGSPGAGAGIAGLLDDAADRLLASGLAASVGEEYYSTHWLASFAWDAMEAREHVGR encoded by the coding sequence TTGTCGCGTTCTGATGCCACCCCGATCGACCTGACCCGGGCTGCCTGGGCCGACCGCTTCGCGGCCGTCGCCGCCGAGAACACCACCCGCGAGTACCCGTACGCGGCGCACCACACCACGTCCGGTCCGGACGACCGGGCCCTGCCCGTCGAGCTCCACCCGGCCTTCGCCACGTCCTACGACTGGCACTCGTCCGTGCACATGCACTGGCTCGCCACGCGCCTGGTGGCGCACGGTCTGTCGGACGGTCTGGAGGCCCGGCTCACCTCGATCCTGCAGGCGCACCTCACGACGGATCACCTCGCGACCGAGGCGGCCTACCTGCGTGGGACACCGCACTACGAGCGCCCCTACGGCTGGGCCTGGCTCGCCCGGCTCGCCGCCGAGGTCTCGGCGTCCGAGGTGCCCGCGATCCGGCAGCTCGCGCCCGGCTTCGCACCCGTCGTCGACGTGCTCGAGGACCTCGTCACCCGGTGGGTCGACGGTGCCGCCCACCCGGTCCGGCACGGGGTGCACTCGAACTCGGCGTTCGGGCTGCTGCTCGTGCTCGAGGCCGCCCGGTCGCTCGGCCGGGACGCCCTCGCCTCGACGGTCGAGCGTGCCACGCGCGAGTGGTTCGGCGACGACGCCGGATGGCCCTTCGCGTGGGAGCGCAGCGGTCACGACTTCCTGTCGGCCGGGCTCGCCGAGGCCGACCTGGTGCGCGCGGTCCTGCCGGCCGACGAGTTCGCGACCTGGGCGCAGGCGTTCTTCGCCGAGGTGCAGCCGGGCGACGCGATCCTGCGGTCGACGGTGGTCCGCGACGAGAACGACCCGCAGCAGGTCCACCTGTTCGGCCTCGACCTGTCCCGTGCCGGCGCGGCACGCCGGATCGCGGACGCCCTGCGCGCCGACGGATCGCCCGGGGCGGGCGCGGGGATCGCGGGGCTGCTCGACGACGCGGCCGACCGGCTGCTGGCCTCCGGGCTCGCGGCGAGCGTCGGCGAGGAGTACTACTCGACGCACTGGCTCGCCAGCTTCGCCTGGGACGCGATGGAGGCCCGCGAGCACGTCGGGCGGTGA
- a CDS encoding DUF979 domain-containing protein: MITSEWLYWLIGAFFIAVAVLIVTDTAHAKRLGNAAFWGILGLSFFYGTFVAAKTAPSWVLGIAVLVMVALAGLGFTGTTSRTRVASIPGAGTGAETGPAEPTGVATKPSASTSVLATTSPDERAAFATRFGNRLFIPALVVPVVAVLVATLGPLVRIGGEPLLAEGSATLTGLGIGSVLAVVVAVFVLRPPRIATPVREGGRLLQAIGWAALLPQMLSTLGIVFTQAGVGDAVGTIIKSVLPEGSLLAAVVIYCLGMALFTIIMGNAFAAFPIMTAAIGWPVLVQGFDGNPAAIFAIGMLAGFCGTLVTPMAANFNLVPAALLEMRDKYGPIKAQIPTAAVLLVVNMGVMYLVAF, encoded by the coding sequence GTGATCACCAGCGAATGGCTCTACTGGCTCATCGGCGCGTTCTTCATCGCCGTCGCGGTCCTCATCGTCACGGACACCGCGCACGCGAAGCGCCTCGGCAACGCGGCGTTCTGGGGCATCCTCGGCCTGTCCTTCTTCTACGGCACCTTCGTCGCCGCGAAGACCGCGCCCTCGTGGGTGCTCGGCATCGCCGTCCTCGTCATGGTCGCCCTCGCCGGTCTCGGGTTCACCGGGACCACCAGCCGCACCCGGGTCGCGAGCATCCCCGGTGCCGGCACGGGCGCCGAGACGGGGCCGGCCGAACCGACGGGCGTCGCGACGAAGCCGTCCGCCAGCACGAGCGTCCTCGCCACCACCAGCCCCGACGAGCGTGCGGCGTTCGCGACCCGCTTCGGCAACAGGCTCTTCATCCCGGCACTGGTCGTGCCCGTGGTCGCCGTCCTCGTGGCGACGCTCGGCCCGCTGGTCCGGATCGGCGGCGAGCCACTGCTCGCCGAGGGCAGCGCGACCCTGACCGGCCTGGGCATCGGTTCGGTCCTGGCCGTGGTCGTCGCGGTGTTCGTCCTGCGCCCGCCGCGCATCGCCACCCCGGTCCGCGAGGGCGGCCGCCTGCTGCAGGCGATCGGCTGGGCGGCGCTGCTGCCGCAGATGCTGTCCACGCTCGGCATCGTCTTCACGCAGGCCGGGGTCGGCGACGCCGTCGGCACGATCATCAAGTCGGTCCTGCCCGAGGGCTCGCTGCTCGCCGCCGTGGTGATCTACTGCCTCGGCATGGCGCTCTTCACGATCATCATGGGCAACGCCTTCGCCGCCTTCCCGATCATGACCGCGGCGATCGGCTGGCCCGTCCTGGTGCAGGGCTTCGACGGCAACCCCGCCGCGATCTTCGCCATCGGCATGCTCGCCGGCTTCTGCGGCACCCTGGTCACGCCGATGGCCGCCAACTTCAACCTGGTGCCGGCCGCACTGCTCGAGATGCGGGACAAGTACGGCCCGATCAAGGCGCAGATCCCGACCGCCGCCGTCCTGCTCGTCGTCAACATGGGAGTCATGTACCTTGTCGCGTTCTGA